GGCGGCTGGGCCGGTTCGGCCGCCGCGCTCGCGGCGCGCAAGGCCGGCTGCGAAGTAGAACTGTTTGAACGGACGGACATGCTGCTCGGTACCGGGCTGGTTGGCGGCATTATGCGCAACAACGGCCGCTTTACGGCCACCGAAGAAATGACCGCGCTCGGCGGCGGCGACCTCTTTAAAATTGCCGACGCTGAAGCCCGGCATACCAATGTGGAGTTTCCCGGGCACAAACATGTCACGTTATACGACGTAGCCCGCATCGAGCCGGCCGTCCGCAGGGCGCTCATTGACGCCGGCGTTACCGTTCACCTCCATGCCCGCGTCAAGGAAATTGAAAAAGAGGGCGATAAAATTACCAAGGTCATTGCCGATAACGGTCACGGCGAAAAGGACATTGTTGCCGAGGGCGACGTGTTTGTCGACGCTTCCGGTACCGCCGGGCCGCAGGGCAACTGTATGAAGTACGGTAACGGCTGCGCCATGTGCATTTACCGTTGCCCGACTTTTGGCCCTCGGCTCAGCATCGCCGCCCGAGCCGGCGTCAGTGAAATCCTGGGTCTGAAAGGCGACGGCACGGTGGGCGCCATGAGCGGGTCGTGCAAACTGCATAAAGACTCGCTGAGCAAAGATATCGTGGAAAAGCTGGATAAAACGGGAGTGGCAATTATCCCCATTCCGGAGCACCTGCGCAAGAGCGTTAAGTCGCTCAGTGAAAAGTGCTGCCAGCAGTATGCCCTGATTGAATTTGCCGAAAACATCATTCTCCTTGATACCGGTCATGCCAAACTGATGACTTCTTACTATCCGCTCGAAGTGCTGCGCCAAGTGCCGGGCTTTGAAAATGCCCGCTTCGAAGACCCCTATGCCGGCGGTATCGGCAACTCGATGCGCTACCTTGGCATGCTGCCCCGCAATGACGCCCTGAAAGTCGAAGGCTTGGCCAACGTGTTCTGCGGCGGCGAGAAGGCCGGTCTCCTGGTGGGGCATACCGAAGCGATCGTTACGGGAACGCTTGCCGGTCACAACGCGGCCCGAACCGCCCTGGGCCTGGAGCCGCTGGTGCTGCCGCGTACACTGGCGGTGGGCGACGCCATCGCGTATGTGCGCGAGGCCATGCAGCATAAGGAAGGCTTGACCAAAAAATATACGTTCTCCGGCTCGGTTTACTTTGAGCATATGAAGAAGCAAAACCTCTATACTCTGGACCTTGATGCCATTCGCGACCGCGTGGAAAAAGCCGGACTCACAGGAGTCTTTGCCCGCTCGCTCGCTTAAGGGAGGGGAAAATATGCAGGCGGTCCAACTGACATCGCTACACTGGCTGTTTTTGTTTTGGGTCCTGGTGGTCATTGGCGTCATGGGCCTGCGCAAAGACCCGCTTATTCCTTGTCTGCTCGGCCTGTTTACCGTAGGCTGGGGGTTTAAAGGCAATCTGATTGGCGGCATTACCACCATCTTCAACGCCCTGATTGTGGCGGGCGGCGAATTTTGGGGGATTATCGTCATTATCTCCCTCATCGTCGCCCTTTCCAAACTGCTCGCCGAAACAGGCGCCGACTATCTTGTCATGCGGCCGGCGGCCAAACTCATGGTTAATCCCGATATTTCCTACTGGGTCCTTGGCTTGGCCATGCTGTTTGCCTCCTGGTTCTTTTGGCCCTCGCCGGCCACGGCCCTAATCGGCGCCATTATGACGCCGGTGGCGCTGCGCGCCGGTTTGCCGCCGCTGGGCGCGGCGGTGGCCATGAACCTCTTTGGCCACGGTATCGCCCTGTCGACCGACTATGTTATTCAAGGCGCGCCGACCATTACGGCCAAGGCGGCCGGGTTTGCCAATCCCAGCCCGGTTATTTCGGCCAGCGTACCGTTGGCGGTGACGATGGGCCTGGTGGCCACCATCACCGGCTACATCATCGTCAAGCGGGACCTGCGGCAAAATAAAGCCGGGCAAATGGAAACAATCGTCGAGCAGGAAGCGAAACGCCAGCTCGACTGGGTGTCTTACCTGCTGGCAGTGGCCACGCCGGTTGCTTTCGCCCTCGATGTCGCAGTCATGCTGACCACCGGTCTCAGGGGCGGCGACGCAACGGCGCTCTTAGGCGGTACGGCTACGATCATCCTGGCGGTGGGTTCGCTGCTTAAGTTTGGGTTCGAAGGCCTGGAGAAAATCACCGATTACGTCCGCAATGGCTTTATGTTCGGAATTAAAATTTTTGCACCTGTCATCATCATCGGCGGCTTTTTCTTCATGGGCAAGGGCGAGCTCGCCCAGGGCATTCTCGGTAAAGGCGCCACCGGCTTTCTCGAAGACCTGGGGCTATACTTGTCCCAGGCTGTGCCGCTGAATAAATTCTTTGTCGCTCTCATTACTTTGGCGACCGGCATTGTCGTCGGCCTTGACGGTTCAGGTTTTTCACCCCTGCCCTTGGTCGGCAGCGTGGCCGCCACTTTTGGCAAGGCCATCCCCATCGACACGGCAACACTCGCCGCCCTTGGCCAGATTGCCGGCGTCTGGGTCGGCGGCGGTACCGTCATTCCGTGGGCGGTAATTCCGGTAGCGGCCATCACCGGCGTCAATCCGCTTGATCTGGCCCGCAAAAACTTTTGGCCGGTAACGCTGGGGTTTATTGCGACCACGATTGTGGCGGTTCTGCTCATGTAGTATAAAACAGCGACTGAGGAATAGAGAACGCTCTGTTCCTCAGTTTTTGTCTACCTTGGCAAGTGGCAAGTAGAAAGTAAAAAGTAGAAAGTGGTAAGTTGCGAGCGGAAAGTAGTATGAAGTATGAAGTATGAGGTATGAGGTAAATGGCGTATGGTGCCAATTTAGTGGCAAGATTATTTTTGCGGTGAGTAACCATTTAGGAAGGGGCAAGTACCCCGGGAGGGAAGAGGCTTGCTGGAAATGTGTCTGGGTATCGCCGGTACGGCCAAAAATACGGGCAAAACAACGACGACGGCGGCCATTATCAGCGAGCTGCGGGCCCGCGATATTGCGTTTTATCTGACCAGTATCGGTTATGACGGGGAAAACTTGGACAATATCACCGGCCTGCCCAAGCCCAAACTGCGGGTGGAGCAGGGAGATGTGGTGGCGACAGCCGAGCGGTGTCTGGCGGTCAGCACGGCCACGTTTCATGTATTGGCAAAAACCGCGATTTCCACCCCGTTGGGGAGGGTGATTATAGCCAAAGTGGTAAAACCGGGCCTCATTGTCACCGCCGGCCCCAATAAAAGCTCGGAGGTGCGCGAGTTGCGCGCTTTGCTGCGCCGCCTGGGGCCGGGCGTTATCATTTTTGACGGCGCGCTCAGCCGCATCGCCCCCATGGCGGAGACCGACGGCTTCGTCTTGGCTACCGGCGCGGCAAAAACGCCCAATATTCCCCAGCTGGCGCGGGAAACCGAGCTTATCTGGCGGATGGCCAACCTGCCGCTGGTGCCACGGGCGGCCGAAATCGCCGCCCGGCGTTATGCGGTCGTAACGCTCCTTGCTCCCGACCTTAGCGAAGTGCGGCGGTGGAACCGGCCGTCCCTGCTGACCGGCCAGGATATCGACCAGGTGTGGGAAGCTATGAGCGGTGACGGCAGCTACTTATATATTCCCGGAATTCTCAATGTGACGGCGCTGAAGGCGCTGGCCGCGCGGTGCGAAACGCAGCGCCGCCGCCTGGCTTTGACTTTTGCCGACCCGATCAAGCTGATGGTAACCGGTGACCTCGGCGAATACGCCGCGGTTTTGGCCAAGATCGAAGCGGCCGGTATTTTTGCCGGCGTGCTGCGGCGGGTGCCGCTGCTCGCCATAACGGTTAATCCCTTTTACCCTGATTACCGGTACGAGACGAAAACCTATGAACCGGCTTATGTGGATTTTAACCGTCTGCAGGTCGCCGTACAGCGCCACGTGGCAGCGCCCGTATTCAATATCGTTAAGCAGGGGGCGAAAGGCTTGGTGGATATTATCCAGGTTCACGCCCGGCCGTGGGAAAATCCCGCGGCGGTGCATTTTGACTGATTGCCTAAGTTTGGAGGTGCAGGAAGTGAACCCATTGGCGCAAATTATGGATGCGCTCGATCTGGAAACTTTTTTTATTTGTGACAATGAGCAGCAGGGGCGGAGCCTTATGCTGGCCCTCTTAAAAAGCTGGGGCTTTACCGACGTGGATGTGGTCTTCGTCCAGCATGTTGGACCCGGCGCGCGGGTGCGGGGGCGGGCCTACGTCTACCGGCCGGCCGACAAGTACGGCTGGCTGACAGGCGGTGCGGCAGGGAGGGATAACGGATGAAAAAGCGGGTACTCTTATCCCCGCTCGACCCGGTGCATGACATCGGCCTGAAAATGATTGCCCGCGGCCTTAAGCAGGCCGGACATGAAACGATTTTGCTGCCGCCTGATACGCCGGCGGAAGAGATTATTGAGTATGTCTTTAGCCGCGCCCCGATCGATGCGCTGCTCCTCAGCCGCACCCTCGGCTACGGCGTGGGCGAGCTGCTGGCCAAGTTCATTGATTTGGCCGATGCCGCCGGTATTCGCGAAACAGTCAAAATCGGCATCGGTGGCATGGCCATCCGGCCCGAACTGGCCGCCGAGCTGGGCTTTGACGCCGGCTTCGGCCCGGGCACGACGGTCGAGGAAGTGATCTGCTTTGTGGAAGGACGGGAGTATAAGCCCGACACCGCCCGGGTGCGCAAAGTAAAGACCGATATGACCGCAGGCTATGACTATAAGTATCTCCATCCGGCTATCGGCGCCAAACTTGCCCGTATTTCCGAGATGATTATGGACTGGGTGAAAGACAAGACGTCCGACGGTGTTGAGCGGGCCAGGCTGCGCGATGCGTATTGGGACGTAAATCGCTGGCGGAGACGGGAAGGGGACGGCGATTTTTACCAGCATTATGCCAAGCTGTGCGGCGACGTGCCGCGCAAGTTTTACACGGCCGGCGAACTGCACCCCAAGACGCGGCGTTTCACCAAAGCGGAAGTGGAGGGCCTGGAAAAGTTCCTGGCCGAGACCAAGGCGCGCCTGGCGGTGCAGAAGCTCCAGCACACCCGGAAAAAACCGCTGGTCTTTAACCAGTATGGCACCGGCTGTCCATTCATGGATATCGGGCACATCCTGGCCAGCGAAGCCTGGGGGGCCGACGGCGTCATCCACTTCGACCCGTCGTGGGGCGCGCGGACCGAGGGCTTTCTGGACGGCTTTCTCACCCATCAGGAGGACGGAACGGTTATCACCCCGGCCAACCTTAACCGGATCAGCCTGGCCCGCGCAGAGTCAACGCTATGGCAAGTACGGGCCCACCGCGGCCTAAACTCGCCCGAGACGGTGGTGTTGGCCGGCAAACTGGGGGCCGACCTGACGAAAATCAACATTGTCTACGGCGCCCTCGCGGCCGGCACTGATCCGGCGCGGATGACGGTGGACGGTTACCACGCCATTTTATATGCCCAAAAATATAACCTGCCTTTTGATGTGGTCACCAACGAAGAACTGGCCGGAGTGCCAGCATATAAAGCATTTGCCGGCATGCTGATCGTGGCCGATTTAGGCGTGCGGCTGGGGGCGCGGCCCATCTTGCAGCCCCTGTTCAGTTATTCGCCGGAAGTGATGATCCATGGGTACATGGCAGACAATTACATCGATTTCAACGCCGGGAAAATCTACGCCCTGCGCGGCATTATCAACGCGCCTATCTGGCCGGGCGCGCCCATTGGCTTTCTTACCCATACCGAGGAACGGGTGCAGTCGGCCATGACGACCGCGCTCCATGCTAGTCTCGCCATGTCGCTTGGAGTCGATGCCGTCTCGATTGCTTCGACCGATGAGGCCTATTCCGGCGGACCTATTTCCGTTCCGGCCAAAATTGATACCCTACGGGCCGTGCAGGAAGCGTTTCGGTTCTTCGGCCAAGCCGGCATCAGCCCGACCAATAAAGCCAAAGAATATGCCGACCGCATCACGACCGGCATTGAAAAAGTGCTGGACGACGTAATCGCTGCCGGCGATTTTGTCGAGGCCATCTACCAAGGTTGTCTGGGCAGCCGCGAGGAAGGCGCCTATCCCGGACGGGCCGGCAAGGACACGGTGCGCCCCGTTAAATAGCGGGCCAAGCAACCGCTGCGCCGAAAATAATTACGAAAAAATAATTTTTCCGTACTGGCGAAAAAAGGAAAACCGACAAACTTCCCGAATATAGTACACAATCTTCCATTTTTATCCTACTACTTGGCAAACGGAGTGAAGCGGAAAATGAAAGGGACCGTTGTCGGTACTTGGGTGAACACCGCCCGGAATGTGTGGGGCGAGGACCTAGCGGCCGAGGCGATGGAACATGTCGGGTGGCCCCGGGATAAGATTTTTCTGCCGACGGAAGAGGTAGCCGACGAGCAGCCGAAAAAATTTGCGGCGTACATCGCCGCTAAGACCGGTCAGCCCGAAGAAGCGGTATGGTTGGCCATCGGCAAGGACAATATCCGGACCTTTTCCCAGGCCTATCCGGCCTTTTTTCGCCAGGAAAACCTCTATTCTTTCCTACGCTCCATGTACGATGTCCATGTCGTCATGGTCAGACGGATTCCCGGCGCCAACCCGCCGGAACTTCTTATCAGCCCTGTATCGGAATATGAAGCGGTGCTAAGCTACCGCTCCAAGCGGGGGATGTTCGGGTACCTTAAGGGGCTGCTGGCCGGCGCGGCGGAATATTTTAAAGAAGACATCACGACCGAAATCCTGGAAGCGTCGCCCGAACATATGAAAATAAAGATCCGTTTTCCCCGGCCTATTACCCATACCGTGCGGTACCGGCTGAATGAGTGGCTGTCGCTGGGGATAATCCGCCGTCTGGCCGGCAAGATCGGTCTGGCGGCTGCGGCAATTACCCTGGCGGTCGTCGCCGGATTAAACCTGGTCGGCCTTAGCGTGCCCTGGTGGACAGCCCTGGCCAGCGGCGCGGGCGCCGGTATTGGTGCGGCCCTGCTGCTCAGGCCGTTCACCATGGTAATGGACGAGATCAAGGGACTGCAGCAGCACCGCTATTTTACCGAAACCAAAATTAAGTCGGGCGACGAGTTCGAAACCGTGCTCGACATGCTGGCCGCTTACAAGCAGCAGGTCAAGTCGGATTTTACCGGGTTTAAGGGTATAGCCGACGAGATGAACAAATATGCAGATGACTTTAACGGCCTGGCTGACCGCATGCGCGCCACCTCGGAGGATATTTCCGGCGTTGTCAACGACGTGGCTGCTGCCGCCACCAGCCAGGCGCAGGAGACGGAAGGAGCCGTCGTCATCCTGAACGGCAATCTGGAAACGTTGCGTAGTGTTGTCGACGAACAAAGCCGCAACAAAGAGCGGCTGGAGGCGGCGGTGAGCGAGATCAATAAAGGCTTTGCCGAGGTGGAGTCTTCCAGCAACAAACTGGCCCACAGTCTCGAGCGCTTTGCCGATGTGAAGGATTCGGCAGCGAAACTACAGGCCCAGGCCAGTAAAATCAACGAAATCACCGGGCTGGTGGCAGCCATTGCCGGCCAGACCAATCTTCTGGCCCTTAATGCCGCCATCGAAGCCGCCCGGGCCGGCGAGCAGGGGCGGGGCTTTGCCGTCGTGGCGGAAGAAGTCCGGAAACTCGCCGAACAGTCCCACCACCATTCGGACAGCATTTCCCGCGACCTCAAGGTGCTGATGGAAATAATCAGCAGTGTTGTGGCGCTGATCGAGGAAGAATATGCCGTCCTGGATGCGGAAAGCCGCCAATTGCGCGAGGTCGTGGCCGGCAATATCCGTCATGTGGAGAATATCCATCGGGTAGCGGAGAATATCGTCGAAATGGCCGGCAAGCTGGAACAGGAGATGGCCGGTCTCAACCAGGTATATGGCAAAATCGAATCGCTGGCCGCCATCTCTGAGGAAAACTCGGCCGCCAGTGAGGAAGTGAGCGCCGCCGTGCAGGTGTATAACGACAAACTGCAGGACATGATGGACAAAATCCGCGAATTCAAGACGGTTATTCAGCATTTCAGCGAAGATATGAATGTTTACCGGACATGAAGTCAAAATAAAGAGCCGCGTACACCGGTACGCGGCTTTGGTATACGAATATGGGTGCCGACGAGAAGTCCCGGGGAAAATTTGGTGCTGCTGAGTGCAGGACGCTCAGGATAATCTTGGCAGGGCTTTGCCTTGTTAGCGGCGCGGGAAGCATTGACGCGGGAAGCAGCCAAAGGGGAAACACTGACGGGGGAAGCAAAAACGCGGGAAGCACTGGCGCGGGAAACATTGCCGGGGGAAACAAAAACGCGGGAAGCAGCTAAAGGGGAAGCAGCGCGGGAAACAAAATCGGGGACGGCAGCCAAAGGGGAAACATTGGCGCTCTTCCTGCCGCATCGGTTCTATGTCCTCGTCCTCCCAGTCCTCTATTTCCGGGTCTTCCCATTCATCAGACCACCATTTTTCTTTTGACACATAATACCCTCCTTTCAAAGAGATCCTATTACATAATATGCAGACCCTGATATATGTGTTAGATAAAAAAGGCAGCAAAAACGCCAGAGACAATTGTCCCTGGCGCAATGTTTTCTGCGGGCCAAACAAACTACAAGCTTATTTATTCTTATTTATTATTTATTATCTTTAAAAAGCTGCATAAACTGCCGCGCTTTTTCGGTAATAAGGGCGTAGTTTTGCTGGGCAATGGCCTCTTTGTCCACCAGCTCGCTACCGATGCCGAAGGCGAAGGCGCCGGCTTTCAAAAAGTCGGGGATGTTCTGGGCGTTGATCCCGCCGACCGGCATGAATTTCATGTGGTTAAGCGGGCCCAAGACCTCCTTGAGATACCGCGGGCCAAGGGCGCCGGCAGGGAACAGTTTCACGATTTCCGCCCCCAGTTTATAGGCCTGCACCATTTCCGTAGGGGTGGTCACGCCCGGCACGGCGATTTTACCGTATTGATTGGCGACTTTGATGACATCGGCATCCAAATTGGGCGCCAGGATAAATTCAGCGCCGGCATCGATGACGGCCTGGGCGGCCGAGGGGGTAAGGACCGTGCCCGCGCCGACGGCCATCCGGCCTTTCATCACGGTGACGAGGGCCTCGATCATACCTAAATAGCCGACCGTGTTGCAGGTAACCTCGATGGCGCGGATGCCGCCGGCGTACAGGGCCTCGGCGATTTTAACAATTTCCTCCGGCCGGGTGCCGCGGACTATGGCGACAATCCCCGTTTCCTCAATAAGGCGGACAACTTCGGTCTTGGTCATAGCAGCCTCCTCATTCCTCTGCCCATTCCCGTTGGATACGGGCGATTTCCTCAAATTCCTTTTGCAGGTTCCAGTAAATCCGCTCGTAGATGGCATACAGGCGTTGGTAGCGCTCATGATGGCGCTCGTTTGGCAGATATTGTTCTTTTATATTGACAAATTTGGCCACGTCTTTGATATTGCCGAGAATTCCCAGCGCGTTCATGCCGAGGACGGCGGCGCCGAAGGCCGAACCTTCCGGTTCACCGGGTACGCTGATCGGCCGGCCGAAGACGTCGGCCATGATCTGCACCCACAGTCGGGAGCGGGTGAAGCTGCCGCTGACCCGGATTTCCTTGGCCCGGCCGGCCACTTCTTCCAGCGCGGTGAAAATACTGTACATACGGTAACAGATGCCTTCCAGGGTGGCCCGGATGAGGTGGCGCTTGCCGTGGTTAAGGTTAAGGCCGAACAGGACGCCGCGGGCGTTGGCGTTCCAGTACGGGGCGCGTTCGCCGGCAAAGAAAGGGAGCATAATGAGACCGTCCGAGCCGGCCGGCTTCTGTTCGGCGTAGCGGCTGAGGATTTCGTAGGTGTCTAGGCCCAATTTTTCAGCCACGAACTGTTCGGTAGCGGCAAATTTGTCCTTAGCCCAGCGAAAGGCGATGCCGCCGTTATTGATGGCGCCGCCCAGCACCCAATATTCGTCGGTAAGGTTATAGCACCAGGTGCGGCCTTTCGGGTCGACTGCCGGTTTAT
This sequence is a window from Sporolituus thermophilus DSM 23256. Protein-coding genes within it:
- a CDS encoding cobalamin B12-binding domain-containing protein; the encoded protein is MKKRVLLSPLDPVHDIGLKMIARGLKQAGHETILLPPDTPAEEIIEYVFSRAPIDALLLSRTLGYGVGELLAKFIDLADAAGIRETVKIGIGGMAIRPELAAELGFDAGFGPGTTVEEVICFVEGREYKPDTARVRKVKTDMTAGYDYKYLHPAIGAKLARISEMIMDWVKDKTSDGVERARLRDAYWDVNRWRRREGDGDFYQHYAKLCGDVPRKFYTAGELHPKTRRFTKAEVEGLEKFLAETKARLAVQKLQHTRKKPLVFNQYGTGCPFMDIGHILASEAWGADGVIHFDPSWGARTEGFLDGFLTHQEDGTVITPANLNRISLARAESTLWQVRAHRGLNSPETVVLAGKLGADLTKINIVYGALAAGTDPARMTVDGYHAILYAQKYNLPFDVVTNEELAGVPAYKAFAGMLIVADLGVRLGARPILQPLFSYSPEVMIHGYMADNYIDFNAGKIYALRGIINAPIWPGAPIGFLTHTEERVQSAMTTALHASLAMSLGVDAVSIASTDEAYSGGPISVPAKIDTLRAVQEAFRFFGQAGISPTNKAKEYADRITTGIEKVLDDVIAAGDFVEAIYQGCLGSREEGAYPGRAGKDTVRPVK
- a CDS encoding heme NO-binding domain-containing protein, whose amino-acid sequence is MKGTVVGTWVNTARNVWGEDLAAEAMEHVGWPRDKIFLPTEEVADEQPKKFAAYIAAKTGQPEEAVWLAIGKDNIRTFSQAYPAFFRQENLYSFLRSMYDVHVVMVRRIPGANPPELLISPVSEYEAVLSYRSKRGMFGYLKGLLAGAAEYFKEDITTEILEASPEHMKIKIRFPRPITHTVRYRLNEWLSLGIIRRLAGKIGLAAAAITLAVVAGLNLVGLSVPWWTALASGAGAGIGAALLLRPFTMVMDEIKGLQQHRYFTETKIKSGDEFETVLDMLAAYKQQVKSDFTGFKGIADEMNKYADDFNGLADRMRATSEDISGVVNDVAAAATSQAQETEGAVVILNGNLETLRSVVDEQSRNKERLEAAVSEINKGFAEVESSSNKLAHSLERFADVKDSAAKLQAQASKINEITGLVAAIAGQTNLLALNAAIEAARAGEQGRGFAVVAEEVRKLAEQSHHHSDSISRDLKVLMEIISSVVALIEEEYAVLDAESRQLREVVAGNIRHVENIHRVAENIVEMAGKLEQEMAGLNQVYGKIESLAAISEENSAASEEVSAAVQVYNDKLQDMMDKIREFKTVIQHFSEDMNVYRT
- a CDS encoding FAD-dependent oxidoreductase: MTKKVVVVGGGWAGSAAALAARKAGCEVELFERTDMLLGTGLVGGIMRNNGRFTATEEMTALGGGDLFKIADAEARHTNVEFPGHKHVTLYDVARIEPAVRRALIDAGVTVHLHARVKEIEKEGDKITKVIADNGHGEKDIVAEGDVFVDASGTAGPQGNCMKYGNGCAMCIYRCPTFGPRLSIAARAGVSEILGLKGDGTVGAMSGSCKLHKDSLSKDIVEKLDKTGVAIIPIPEHLRKSVKSLSEKCCQQYALIEFAENIILLDTGHAKLMTSYYPLEVLRQVPGFENARFEDPYAGGIGNSMRYLGMLPRNDALKVEGLANVFCGGEKAGLLVGHTEAIVTGTLAGHNAARTALGLEPLVLPRTLAVGDAIAYVREAMQHKEGLTKKYTFSGSVYFEHMKKQNLYTLDLDAIRDRVEKAGLTGVFARSLA
- a CDS encoding bifunctional 4-hydroxy-2-oxoglutarate aldolase/2-dehydro-3-deoxy-phosphogluconate aldolase, encoding MTKTEVVRLIEETGIVAIVRGTRPEEIVKIAEALYAGGIRAIEVTCNTVGYLGMIEALVTVMKGRMAVGAGTVLTPSAAQAVIDAGAEFILAPNLDADVIKVANQYGKIAVPGVTTPTEMVQAYKLGAEIVKLFPAGALGPRYLKEVLGPLNHMKFMPVGGINAQNIPDFLKAGAFAFGIGSELVDKEAIAQQNYALITEKARQFMQLFKDNK